Proteins found in one Lysinibacillus fusiformis genomic segment:
- a CDS encoding LysE family translocator, translated as MSLYVAYVLVGLAIAMPVGAITVEMTKQGLKNGFMHGWAVGLGGMTIDIVLVFALYMGLASILAMPLIQLPMWIIGAGFLFLLGYDSIKNADHDITLAGEKVTKSFFASYFNGLLVAISPGNLVFWVNVFGVVLAKSYGQGQPTNFLIIAAGVLSGILLHDIGLLTIVSVTRKAMNRKMIRTFTIVAGFLLIGFACYFIYEFIQGIKIYI; from the coding sequence TTGAGTTTATATGTAGCGTATGTATTGGTAGGACTTGCCATTGCCATGCCTGTAGGAGCTATTACAGTAGAAATGACAAAGCAAGGACTCAAAAATGGTTTTATGCACGGCTGGGCTGTAGGGCTTGGTGGCATGACCATTGATATTGTATTGGTTTTTGCTTTGTATATGGGACTAGCCTCTATCTTGGCTATGCCTTTGATTCAACTACCTATGTGGATTATTGGAGCGGGCTTTTTATTCTTGTTAGGCTATGATTCTATCAAGAACGCTGACCATGATATTACATTGGCAGGAGAAAAAGTAACCAAATCGTTTTTTGCCTCTTATTTTAACGGCTTACTGGTGGCTATTTCGCCTGGGAATCTCGTTTTTTGGGTCAATGTATTTGGTGTAGTGCTAGCAAAATCTTATGGACAAGGGCAGCCAACGAACTTTTTAATTATTGCAGCTGGTGTTTTAAGTGGAATCTTACTCCACGATATCGGTTTGCTGACCATTGTTTCGGTTACCCGTAAAGCTATGAATCGTAAGATGATTAGGACATTTACAATTGTCGCAGGATTCTTATTGATTGGTTTTGCTTGTTATTTTATATATGAATTTATACAAGGAATTAAGATTTATATATGA
- a CDS encoding tetratricopeptide repeat protein, with product MNEQVQQINDLFLSGQVKESYQLAKEILGNHAAVEEEANQIIQQHVAMLEANGYANMPQPTDDKVKQSVERTDGSYPERDVLAAYIGSQDDEQFGKVIDELLAGSIEAQANAFYTMAEYYVLAKEQDKASVQYAEAIKLQPNKALYWGAFAQFLNRHEGSPYLALRLIEDAILLDGMNPRWHYIQGNIFFQLVAATKNLSYLPALEEAWEKAEKRCTAKQVTLKMDLAKSNDVLAQWKKQML from the coding sequence ATGAACGAACAAGTTCAACAAATCAATGACTTGTTTTTGAGTGGTCAAGTAAAGGAAAGTTATCAACTAGCTAAAGAAATATTGGGCAATCATGCAGCTGTCGAAGAAGAGGCCAATCAAATCATCCAGCAGCATGTGGCAATGCTAGAGGCAAATGGGTATGCAAACATGCCTCAGCCTACTGATGATAAGGTGAAGCAAAGTGTGGAACGTACAGATGGCTCGTATCCAGAACGAGATGTTCTCGCAGCCTATATAGGTAGTCAGGATGATGAGCAATTTGGCAAAGTGATCGATGAATTATTAGCAGGGTCTATAGAAGCGCAAGCTAACGCCTTTTATACAATGGCGGAATACTATGTCCTCGCTAAAGAACAGGACAAGGCATCTGTGCAATATGCGGAGGCAATCAAATTACAGCCCAATAAGGCATTGTATTGGGGAGCTTTTGCACAGTTTTTGAATCGTCACGAAGGTAGCCCTTATTTGGCTTTACGACTGATTGAAGACGCTATACTATTGGATGGGATGAATCCTCGTTGGCACTATATACAAGGGAATATTTTTTTCCAGCTCGTAGCAGCGACAAAAAATTTAAGCTATTTACCTGCCTTGGAAGAAGCATGGGAAAAAGCTGAAAAACGTTGTACAGCCAAGCAAGTTACACTGAAAATGGATTTGGCAAAGTCAAACGATGTGTTAGCGCAATGGAAAAAGCAAATGCTATAA
- a CDS encoding methyl-accepting chemotaxis protein, which produces MKLRNSLTFQLGTIIAGILVVMLGITSFATYITAYNKLYDAAGVEAYGCANITTGLINPEQLDKAIQGDRAVQEHIGNDLNWTTGHKDIFQTQYILALDGTLLALDDHLAEKGFAPGDQFHLDKEAIDMLLTHKHPTYSQPYTFAGMDRLSGYAPIFKDHDSSKEIIAISVIDFDANIVKERTWDVVRNGILISIFPMLIASIITGFLIRRKVRPISVLIQQAKEIANGNLAVPETKINSKDEVADLANTLNRMTANLQNMIMTMRSTSNTLTNNADETASTLNDMSNTIQGVANNIEEVTSAVTAGMHHAENATDVLTSLAGDLQMIQSNANNSADNARQTMELATEGERLAKDISNDMALIHSGSGEVRQTVENLVTSATKIQTITTSIANIASQTNLLALNASIEAARAGEHGKGFAIVAEEVRKLAEQSNQEVLQVEQLIQDIMKHVQQVMSSTNDNTQYIEKGTETVRLTAQSLGNISTAVATTVEEMITISTAMTAENEKSARIVQMIQQLTESIRDIEETMNMITIAAQQTTASIDEVAQGSNETNHMAHTLEQHVKAFKLKE; this is translated from the coding sequence GTGAAATTACGTAATTCATTAACTTTTCAACTTGGAACGATTATCGCTGGTATTTTAGTGGTGATGCTAGGGATTACATCGTTCGCTACATACATAACTGCTTACAATAAACTTTATGATGCTGCTGGTGTGGAGGCATATGGATGTGCCAATATTACGACAGGTTTGATCAATCCAGAACAATTGGACAAGGCCATTCAAGGCGATCGAGCTGTACAGGAACACATCGGGAATGATTTAAACTGGACAACAGGTCATAAAGATATTTTCCAAACACAATATATTCTAGCATTGGATGGTACATTATTAGCGCTTGATGATCATTTGGCTGAAAAAGGCTTTGCTCCTGGTGATCAATTTCATTTAGACAAAGAAGCGATTGATATGTTGCTTACACATAAGCATCCGACATACTCACAGCCTTATACCTTTGCAGGGATGGACCGTTTATCTGGCTATGCCCCTATTTTTAAAGACCATGATTCTAGTAAAGAGATTATTGCCATTAGTGTCATCGACTTTGATGCCAATATCGTAAAGGAGCGAACGTGGGATGTTGTACGAAATGGAATATTAATTAGTATTTTCCCTATGCTAATCGCTTCCATCATTACAGGCTTTTTAATCCGTCGTAAAGTAAGACCGATTAGTGTGCTCATTCAGCAGGCGAAAGAAATTGCGAATGGGAATTTAGCTGTACCTGAAACAAAAATTAACAGTAAAGATGAAGTAGCGGATTTAGCGAATACATTAAATCGAATGACGGCTAATTTACAAAATATGATTATGACGATGCGTTCCACTTCCAATACGTTGACGAACAACGCTGATGAAACCGCTTCCACCTTGAACGATATGAGCAATACTATTCAAGGTGTTGCCAATAATATCGAAGAAGTGACAAGTGCTGTGACCGCAGGGATGCACCATGCTGAAAATGCGACAGATGTTCTTACTTCCTTAGCAGGGGACCTTCAAATGATTCAAAGCAATGCCAATAACAGTGCTGATAATGCCCGACAAACGATGGAATTAGCAACAGAGGGTGAGCGACTAGCGAAAGATATAAGCAATGATATGGCATTGATTCATAGCGGATCAGGTGAGGTGCGACAAACAGTAGAAAACTTAGTCACGTCTGCAACGAAAATTCAAACGATTACAACGTCTATTGCGAACATCGCATCACAAACAAATTTGCTAGCTCTGAATGCTTCCATTGAGGCGGCTAGAGCAGGGGAGCATGGTAAAGGCTTTGCGATTGTTGCTGAGGAAGTACGCAAGCTTGCTGAGCAATCTAATCAAGAGGTATTACAAGTTGAACAGCTTATTCAGGATATAATGAAGCATGTTCAGCAGGTTATGTCATCTACGAATGATAATACGCAATATATTGAAAAAGGGACGGAGACGGTGCGTCTAACAGCACAATCTTTAGGGAATATTTCGACAGCAGTGGCCACAACAGTAGAAGAAATGATTACTATTTCTACTGCCATGACCGCTGAAAATGAAAAATCAGCACGCATTGTGCAAATGATTCAACAATTAACGGAATCCATTCGAGATATAGAAGAAACAATGAATATGATTACTATTGCGGCACAGCAAACAACTGCAAGCATTGATGAGGTAGCACAAGGTTCTAATGAAACAAATCATATGGCACACACACTTGAACAGCATGTAAAAGCGTTTAAATTAAAAGAATAA